The Sporosarcina sp. ANT_H38 DNA segment ACCTTGAACGTTTCACGGTTCTTTTTTATATTAATTACGCTGGTATTGAGTTTCACAGGTAAACCAAAATGAGTGGCGTAGTGCTCTAAATAATCGGCCATTTCATCTTTTGTAGGAAATCCATTTGATGAACCATTCATTTGTAACTTTGGTAGAGAACTGTACTTTCGAGAGGTAAATAATTCTAATGAATCGTAGCGTTGTCTCCATGAATCTCCAATTCTTACGTTAGAGTCTAATAGAATAAATGAAAGCCCTTCTTGCTTTAAATAGGACCCCATAGCAATCCCTGCTTGCCCTGCTCCAACTATAACTACATCATAATAGTCCATTTATTTACCCTCCTCGATTTAGTCTCTAAATTCTTCATTAAAATGGTCATTTGAATGTTAGTATATAAAAGTTCATTCAAACAATCAATAAGTTTGGATGAACAGCTTTTTTCAATCTATATCTTTATTTTACTAACCTGCGGGTTAGTTGAAGAAGAAAATCGATTTAGCAAAACGAGATCCGCAACACATTTAATGTTGAACGTGAATGTATGCTGCATGCATCTCAGGTTTACATAACGCCAGTTCACGGAAGTAATTAACTACATTACTCATAAAGAAAAAGCTACCCTGTAATGGCAGACAATTCATGAGATCAATCCCCAAAACATCGATTCGATTGTGTCACTTCTGTCCGTTTTCGACTAACATCAATAAGAAGTTTGTACATTCTATGAAAACTTTTAAAAAGTGTAGAAAATTGTTAGTTCAGTATTTGTTTATTGTTTCATAAATATGTTAAACTAAAACCATCACGTGATAGTTTGGAGGCGAGCCTATTGGGAAGGATAAACTAAGAATTGGGGAATTAGCCGATATTGCAGGTGTGTCCAAACGGACAATCGATTATTATACAAACTTGGATCTTTTAAAACCGTCACGTTCCGATACAGGCTATCGTTTTTTTGAACTGTCTGATGTTGAGCAGTTACATAAGATTTCGCATTTGAAGGGACAAGGTTTCTCACTAGAAGAAATTAAAGAGAAGCTGGCGTTTCATGATTCTAGCGAGCAGGTGC contains these protein-coding regions:
- a CDS encoding MerR family transcriptional regulator, with amino-acid sequence MSKRTIDYYTNLDLLKPSRSDTGYRFFELSDVEQLHKISHLKGQGFSLEEIKEKLAFHDSSEQVLEKALLVKNNLQELLVLLKRADRENSSIKESITHDTLPVIQALLQLLV